The Tribolium castaneum strain GA2 chromosome 3, icTriCast1.1, whole genome shotgun sequence sequence aaatatcactTATAAAATTGCCGAAATTGTTCCCAAGAGACTTGAAGGCACATTTCAGTACAATTTGGTATTCAAGATCATGTCAGACATCTAAAACACATAAACAATACCgtgttttcatttaaatttccaATCAAAGTAGCCTGTGACGTAATTAGGCCACTTTGATCATAAATCcccttttttacaaaagacaAATGAGGGTCTGGCCTTCATATATTTGGTCTTGTACTTTATCACTGCTTGTGGAATTTTCGGCAGGTACCGAAAGACACGCTGAGACAAACGCCAGCAAAGTACCAGCGACAGCCAATCCCAACCCCATTCCTAGACTACAGTCCCCGGGATAAAAGGGCGAAGCGTCCCTTCCGCACAATTTCTGGACCCTCACTGCGCCCCATCCCATTGGGTGCAACATCACACCCAGGATGAAACAAATCCCTAAACGATAATTATAAAGATTGTTTCACTTTATGCGAATATTTTCACCTGCTATGGCTTGCGCCGCCCCAGACATCGTAAAAATACTCTTCTTAAAGAAGCTCTGAATTCGGCAACTGACTAAACCCATGAAAACAGTCGCTGACATTATTATGAGACCTGTGATTAGAAAAATTGTCGCTGCTTTCCAAGCCCCCGGAAACACGTTTGAGTCGGTGGAAAGCCCCCTGACTGCAATAGCGGTGCATGCAGGCCCCTCTATTTTAATCGGTTTTCCGCATTTGGTGTAAACCCCAACACTGGACGTGTAAGTGATTGTCTCGTTGCCGAAATGTATTT is a genomic window containing:
- the LOC658949 gene encoding LHFPL tetraspan subfamily member 2a protein, with the protein product MWYLIVTARSIIWMLISLLATLLMLGAFMSPLWLVRGQQEIHFGNETITYTSSVGVYTKCGKPIKIEGPACTAIAVRGLSTDSNVFPGAWKAATIFLITGLIIMSATVFMGLVSCRIQSFFKKSIFTMSGAAQAIAGICFILGVMLHPMGWGAVRVQKLCGRDASPFYPGDCSLGMGLGLAVAGTLLAFVSACLSVPAENSTSSDKVQDQIYEGQTLICLL